DNA from Coffea arabica cultivar ET-39 chromosome 10c, Coffea Arabica ET-39 HiFi, whole genome shotgun sequence:
AGATGATGGTCAAGATTTGGACTCAAATCCTTAATTCCACCAGCGGATGGAAATATGCACCTCTAAACAGGAGGCTATTTGTACATTGATTCCTGCTAAATACTTTTCAACTTATATCACAACTTCTACTGCCTGAAGGACTACCATGCAGCGGGTGAGAAGCACAAAGAAAAGACAGCTTTACTGTCTGGCTCTGAGATGATCGACAAATATCTAAACACTCCTCAAGATCAGCATCGCATGTCAATAGTATCCATTCAGAGTCATCATCCATGTACTTGAGCTGAAATCCAGTGGTGTCATCTACACCAAATCTCCCAGAAACTTCCCTTAAGAGATCCCTGTATCCCCAGTTATTCAGCATACGAAACCTAATTTTCTCTTCCCCATACGTGACCTTTATTCTCAGTGTAGTTCCTTCGCGAGACATCCAACTGGTTTCTTTTGGCGCAGGAGGAAGATTTTCTGGGTCAGGATGCTCTGTAAATGATACATGACTATGGGATCTTGGCAGGAACTTTGGTCCGTCACTTGGCAAATCCAGCTGTGCATCACTTCTAACCCTCTTCAGCATAAAACCGGTTGAGTTGTTTTTAACTAAGTCTTCCTGCCCAGAAATTTTAAGGGTGTGTGGATGTGGTTGCGTTCCGGTTGAACAACACTGACTAGAACTGGAACTATGACTGCAGGAAGATGAAGGTGACTTGGATAAAGAAGCACGAGGACTCAACGTGCTTGCCTCAGGCTGCGTGTTTAAGGAGATTGGATGATCACTTGAGTTGAAGCATGAAAAGGGAGCTGCTGTCGTTAAGTTTGGAGATGCAAGCTCTGGAAAGTTTGTGTAGAAGGACTCGATTTGTAAAGAACCTGATGCACCTTGCACTGAATCAATCACACGTTGAATTTTCTGCAAGGAATGACCAACCTTCTTGATCTTCCGAGAAGGCCAACGCTTAATCCCATGTTGTCTGCATATCCTCTTCAAAGTGGTGGGACAAActgaaaaggcaagaaaaactGAAGgatgaataataagaatattaGGAGAACCAAGTGAAACATCGCAGCTTCCTTATCCCACATTATGTGAAGTTTCTAAAACATCTTGGCGAGTTGCTTGGGAGGCTATAAAAGTTGTTAAGCTACAACAGTTAACTAAAAGTATCGCCATCTTTAGTGATACAGATACATTCCCAGTTAGATGCCAAACTACTAGCAATCTCAGCTCGAAGGGAAGGGGAATACTTGTGATCCACTCCTAAGCTAAACCTGAGGGGCTGTAGACCATAATTTTTGTGTGTAAATGTGTAATTATACAGTGCAACATAAGCAAGATCGTCATTCCAGGACAATATATCCATGCAAAATATTATCTCGTAGACCATAAAATGGACAATAAATCCACACATAACatacaattataaatatatgaaatgaaatatcTACCCGACACTACAACAAATAAGGTGTTTCTCACGTAAGACCCCTGAACAACAATGCTTACCACCAATATTCCTTGCAGCATCTTTTAGACTACCGGCAAAATACTGCCGAAGCATCTGTAAAGTAATAGTTTTCTCAGCCTTGGCACCCCTTTTTTCAGCTGTTTTAGAGACATCCAGCAAGCTACATTGTCCTCTAGTAAGGCTGTCACCACACATACGTTCTTTTCTTGAACTAATATCAGGCAGGGATTGCCTAGCCgctgagaattttccagatagCATTTCTGCGGGTTTTGCATTCTGAATTATTGATGCAACAACAGCAGTTTCCTCAACCTCTGCACGCCGGGAAGTCCAAAATGACCTTTGAGAAGCCATCGCTGAATGTCTGTGTTCTGTTTTTGACatttcttcaccaaacttgataTATGACGGGATTGATACTCCACCTGAAGGCACAGAATTTTCTTCCAGCAACTCTTTGTCAGTAATAACTCGTAATCCCCGGCAAAATTTCTGAATGATAAGGGACAATGAACTAAGCATTTTCTGATGCTCTTCAGTGTCTTTACAATCCACGGGTAGAAAGAACTCCAGAACAAAGTCAGTTGAACCACTGTAGATGCTTCTCAAACGTATTGCTACAGCAGCACAGAGGCCAAATATCCTTGCATGGTGAGAAAGGGGGTAATCTGTCTTAGTAAAAGTTGTTATATCAGGTGAAAAGCATGGTTGGTTAGTTGTGAATGCTCTACCAACAATGCCTTGACCTTTTAATAAGTGGTGCTCTGAGCATGCATCACTAAAACCTTGAACATGGGAATCAGCAATGTAACAAGCAGAATCCACCGTGGAAACACAGCGAACAAGGTTTTCATCAGAGTGCCTGCACCCCCCCTTGCCTTGTTTGATGCAAGGAACCCAAGTCTGAGCTAAGGGCAAACTATACGTCCCACATGCTGCTCTTAGAATCTCTTGGATCTCCGGCAATGCAGATTGGTAGGAAAAATCACATGCCTGCTAAAGTATAACGGTTCATATAACAACTGAAAAGTACCAGAAATCCTCAGATCAAAGGAATATAAGCAATTCTATGTACTCTGCCAATTACCTTGCTATTCTGGGCGCCTGAAACATCAGAGCTCCTGAGATTGACAGCCTTTGAACAAGAAGTTAGCGGTAGATCAGAAATTAAGAAAGCTGCCTCAGTGCTTAATTTACTTCACTTTCATAAAAACTGGCAAGGGTATTTTATTATATTCCAAGATTAAAGCTTCAAAGAGAAAACCTCAACACATAGCTAATGAATGTTTCTCCATTATTTTCACTATTTTATCAAGTCAAAAAAGTAGATGACAATCTAGAAGTGAACAAATATGACTTGAACACACAAAAGTCACTTCCTAAAGTCTCATTTGGATGCTTAAGAAATTATGTACAATTGCTGCAACAAACAAGCTGCATTCCTGCAGCAGTTAAGTTTTGGAAATCCTTATAGAAAGCAACTAATTAGAAAAATTGGAGAAAGTGAGAGGAAAAACTATTCCTTGTTTCCCTTGATAAAAAAGAATGAGCAAATCTAAACAGCTGAATCATAAACCATGTTAAGAAGGAAGTTTAACAAGGGGAAATAGAAATTTATCTTAAATAGACAAAAAAATAGCTTTAGTGATGTATTCCAGCACTAGGCTTCAGTCCGTTGAGTGATGCATGACCAATAGCAAGATCAGATGTCTACATTCTTAATCCAGGTGGTGCATGTCTAAGCTTACATCAAAGTTCAAATTTAGTTTAAACTCTTATCAGCATAAGAACTAAGGCTTCAGAACAACGTGAAAGTAAGTGTTCAAAGTACAGTTGTAAATGTAAGCAAAAAATCAGACCTGAAGAGCTCTGCAGACACTTTCAAGCTCTGGACGATAGTTGATCTTTTGGGTGGTCAAGACAACTTCAATCACTCCCAAGCAATTGCGACTACCTTGTTCAAAGATTGGAACTGCGAGCGTCCCACGAACATCATACTGCTGCGCATGACCAACGCGCGGGTATTCATCCGTCCTAAAGAACTGAACATCAGGAGTCCATTCAGGAACTCTACCCATAAAAACACGGCCAGGCAATCCAACATTCTCCTTTAAGTCCTCCTCAGTGGAGAATTGATAGTTCACCGATACGTTCCTGTAAGAGGCAAGCCTCGGGCAATTAAGGTCTAGTGAGAAAGGTTGATCATTGGTAGTCAGCACGCGTCTGCCACCCTTGTTTACAGGTACCCAAATTTGAATAAGAGCATTCTTATCTCCAGCCCAATCCTTCATATAACCAAGTGCCTTAATCAGTCTGTCCATCACAGAAGTTGAAGCCCTAGGTCCAATCCACAACCTCCTACTCAGCGCAGAACTTTCAGCTGAAAAGTTCCCAGATAGACTCGGAGAACATACAGCATTGCCGTCTTGAGACTCTGATTTAGCAGAATTTCTCCCTTGGGATGGACTAGCTGACAGATTCTCAGAAAAAGATAACCTTTGCCTCTCTTCTTCAGTGCTGTTTAACGGGTTGGATTCGCCATTAATGGCTTCCAAAATTGGCCAAGTAAACGAAGCATCAAAGAGAGCATTGAAGTCAGAGGGGCTATCGCTCAAGAGTTCAGGTCCCTCAGTGGTCTCCAACCAACATCCTTCTAATAACAACTCATCCATGCAATCCAAATCTATAAGGGAATCAGACCCTTGAGCTCCCGAGATGGTATTCTGAGTGGATACATTTCCATATTCATTCATAGCTAGAAtctttcttcaaaaattcaatatttgCATCCCCCAGGATCCAATTTCAGGAACTAAGCAAGGGCACAGTAGCCCAAAGAGTGCCTGATTTAGAAGCTATGCGTTTGCAGAACCCCAAAAGCAACCTGTCAGAAGCAAAATGCTGTTGAACAAGTAGCGGTGCAGATCCAATTTGAATCTTTAAAGAAGAATCTGAAAGGGAAGTCTGCTCCTGTGGTTGATTTCaatttgtttaggaagattTGAAATAAGAAATTGGTGTATATATCAAGTTGGATTAATTCCCGCTGCCATGCATATGAAGAATGAGTCAGAGAAGAAGACGAGAATTAAAATGTAGCCGAATCTCTGAAAAACAGATGTAGATAGTACTAGAAAACAAGGGAAGAAACACGCGGTTCTATTGCTATAAAGAGATCTTCCAACAAAGTTAGAGAAATcagaacttcttttttttttcagcagtTCAGGATTCTTACGTTGGCATCATGTGAGACTAGAGAGAGACGCAGAGAGCGAGGAAAGGAGATGTACTGAGAAGAAAGAAGTAAAAGTAAAATCCCATCCCATCCCCATCCCCATCCCATGAGTGACAGTACAAAAGTTTATTGACCCATAGATATCGCAGACCACAagtagagaaaataaaataaaaccaaaataaGACAAAAAAGCACCAAAAGAGGCAGAGCAAGTCACTACTGACTGACTAgggggaaagaaaggaaaaaaaaaaaaaaagagattccTGGATATTCCAAGTCGGGTGTTGGAGCCCAGCCCCTGGCTGGAGGGTCTGTCTCTTCCTTATCTACTACTATTATGCAAAAGGATTTGAGATGCACGAAAGAGAAAACCTTCACTTCTTGTTCTTGTGTGTGGCTGTCCTCCCAGGCGCAGCAAACTACAACATCAGCAACACGGGCGGCCTCGGTCTAAGTAAGTAAGTAAATAGGGAGCTAATAATTCTAACTGCACCCCCAGATTCCCTCCACAATTCATTTTAATCTCTTCCGCTCTCCCCATCCAACATCTATTCTATTGTATGCAGTTGAAACGGGAGTTCTCTCTGCGTATCGAGGACCTGATCATGTTAAATTTCGGTATCGAGGAAAGATTCTCCCCCAGACAGACCCACTCACCACCACAGCATAATAAAATGAAAGCCCCACCAAAACTTCCCGAGGGGTAAAGTCAACCGCCGTTGCAGGATGCGGGAACTGACGCATACTGCACAAACTCCAGCTTGGGTAAACACCCAAAAAGGTCAAACAAAGGGGGTTTGCAATTTGaccaaagacaaaaaaaaaggaggctACCTGATTCGGTGAGCCTATTATTTTGAGATGCTTGTCATCCTACTAAAATTACTTTTTAATCTCATCTCtatctatatatttttataatagtTTCTAATTTAGAATTTCCAAATAGATacattaacatcatcatcaattcacactaactatTTTTGGGAGGTCAAAATCCCGAAATACACAAAATTTGAAACGGACCGGGAAAGCACTGAATTGAGGTGGTAACTGGTAAGGGGTTCATTCAaagtagtatatatatataggagtACTGGGTAAAAATGATTGAAAGCAGACACCGGGCCCCCCATTTAGGATTCTCCTCGTCCTTCTCTCCTGCTTATTCTGGCGTGGTACCTAGTACTGAAACACTACTACTATTTCTGGCGTCTTAAATTTGTCAAACCAAAACCAACCAGCCTAGCATGTATGTATGTACTGTGGAAATCACATACTACACCAAAGTCACCGGGTTTTGTGGGGTCAATCAAGGAAAAAGGACGGCGAGGTTACAAAAATCAAATTGAAATTGTATAAACTGTGGTTATTGTATCAAAAAAGAATATTCATGTAATGACTGATTGTATGAGCAAGCGGGGTAGGTGTTCCACTTACACACGACACGGGAAAGCATAGTACTACCTACGACTGTGGTGTGGGAGGGAGCATTATATTAGCCATATCTGAGAGATTTACGATAAATAATATCAAACGACAGTTTTGACCagattttcttcttcatcatctttataaaggaaagaaaaaaaaaaatttttaaaatgcaGGGATGACAGCTCAATCGTCAAGGACCCGACTTAAAGAGGACCCACTAACTCTCTTCATGTTTCCACACTCTACACTCTACatagaaaatttattatttaaaaaaaaaagaagaagagagagaggcGGAGGAGGACCACGAAAAAAAAGTATCGTCCAGAGTGGAGTTTCTTGTCTTTGCATTGTTAGGAAAATAGAAGTAATATTAACTACAACAACAAAAATGACTTTGACATGAAAATTCACTTTCTTGAGGAAATTTGCTCCCACTATTTCATTACCGGGTTTGCAGCAATTCCCTCTAAGAATAATAAAGTCAACCAGAATTTCCACACAGTAGTAtgcagaaattcttccaaaaacGGTTTAGAGAATATTGTTTTGAACGAAATATAAGAATAGTAAAAAAGAAGTAAAGGTGAGGCCTCTGTTATCTGGACACTATTATTTATAACGTTCAAATATCCCAAAAGAAATGTCATGTCTTTTGGAAACGTATTTTTTCATGAAACGTATTTCCTACAATCCAAATTGAATTGAATAGGTGTGTACTTGACTATAAACCTCTTCCATTTTTCACATCCTTTCAATGTGAGATTCATCACAAACTATAACTATTTCCAACATACGTTACTAATCGTTTTTGCTGAATAGCCAGCCATTGAAACTGGGTAGGCCTCCGGCTTTCTTGCTCTATTTCCTTGGTGGCCACAGAGTTTAGCAGCGTACTCGATCGACTCTTTTCCTTATATTCTTGAACATCTAACTTATGTTCCAAACTCAGCTCCATGAATGGACTTAGAACTTGGCCCTTGTTTATTTATATCTAATAAAATTATGCCAGAATTACTTTTGGTCAATACGAGGCATAGGATCATTGTCGCCGCCGCCAACGAGGGCGAATTTCGCAATGGTAGTCGGCATTAGACATACGTaagatacatatatatatatataactggAAAGTCACTTTGAAAAAACTACTAGTAGTATAATAATATATGTAATGGGACGACCACAAGTGACAGGCATGCATCGAAGCTTTGTAAAATACGAGTTTAAGACGCTAGGGTCATCTCCTGCAGGCAATGCCCGCTCACAGGCTAGCCTTCCCACTTCTAACGAATACTTTTTCACTTTGATGCGTTATTGCGTTCTCCCCCCCTGCATGGATCACTTTTGGCTTTGATGCTTTTTCATTGCGGTCTCCACTTGCATGGATCAAAACCCgaaagtgtgtgtgtgtgtatatatatatacataaaacAACTACAGTTCCACAGCAGCCCCGGGAATTAATCAAAAGCTGCGTCACTGCACACTAGCGTCATTTCCTCCCTCCACTAAgccaagaaaaagagagggagaagaCGGTTCCGCCTTACATGGCAGCACCAAAACTGTCGAGGGCATCCCTACCCAAATACCAACCATTCAGAGCGCCCTCCCAACCTCATTGGCAGAACGGCTGGATGTGGGGTTGAGAGTTGCATACATGAAGGTCGCAATTGGGGACAAGCTGCGGGTATGCCAACCATAAATTACCTTCACAACTACTTGATCCCCAAAATATATACTCCTTGAAAAATGCCACAAGAGCATCTTCCAGGTATATTGGCAGTCGCCCAAAGGACACGAGCGGGCAATGTCAAATCTATTCACATAAGTTATCCTCCACAATTCAATGGAGGAGGACAATTGTTCTTTTGGTTTGGGGGCTGGGGGGGGTGGTGGTGGGGGGGCTGGAGGAAGATGCATGATCAAGTAAATCCTCGCACAGAGAACTGTTATTTATTTAACACCGGTACATAATTTCAGTTTAAACCAGACATGGAAGCCTGTTCGGTACATAATACAACACACTGACTGAAGCACACTGAAGGACACCATCAACCTCTCCGAGAACAAACATTCCCTATCAACACACTCCCCAGCTGGTAAACCACCAGGAACATTTATGGCCTTCACATTGTTGGTCTTACATTGAGACGAGTAGCTATTTTCTGACCAAGAGATTTGTCAGCCTGCAAGACAATCAAGTACTGAATCAGCAAAACCTACATTTTTTTCCCAAGGTTAGACTACTACAGATGCAAGTTAGATAAAAACAGGGAGGTATGTAGACATGAAAATCAGACCTGAGACCAGTATGAAATCCAAATACTGCGGATCTCATGGGTGACTCGTGCATCAGATAAAGCATCAACCCATCGGCAGATAAATCTCTCTTGCCTGAGGAACACAGATCAATCAGAACTCCAGAAACATGAAACACATACCATCAGTCAAAGAGCCATTAAGCAGTAAGCACCAAGAAATACCTGTCAGGTGCCCAGGATCTGTATCTCTCTCCTGGTTGCTTGAAGTTGTTCTCCTTCTGAATCACACACTgcaataaacaaaaaaattaaaaaaaaaataaataagccaCATATTTTAGGGTCACATCATATCATAGTTCACCAATCCAAAGGTCCAGCAGGACCAAAGACAGTTCCAAAATTCAAAGAGAAATTCCAATCCATCAGCTAAGAACAAAGGCACTTGAGGAGAAGGCATGTAGACCTCCAAAGATCCCATGCAAGAAAAGAAACTATAGCAAGCAACATTAGCAGAAAAAGCAATAGCTCAATGGCTGGCATCCATAGTTTGCTCACAGGAAAACAGATAATGTCACGTTCAAGAAAGGGAGTAACTTCTACTCGTTAATGTTCAGTATATCGCTTCAAAGGAGGACAGTTTGCAGCAGAGCAACTAAGGGCCTGTTCTCAAATaattccaaatacctgattttAGCTTTTGATTCTTAAGAAGTTAGTTCTCTCTGTTGTCAATTGCCTTTTAAAACCTGCTTTTGGGCTTTTTGGGGCAAAATAGATGAAAATCAGAAGCGGCAAAACAGCTGCTTTTGGTACCAATTCTGCTTCTGAAAACTAGAAGCGATTGAGAACAAACCATAAAATTCAAgacctttttatcactttcttCCTCCTACTCATCTACATGCCCACTCTCCTATTTTAGGAGAGAGGAGGGGAAGGGAGGGGAGAAGCAAAGATTATGTATCGTCTATTCGTCAAATCCCAAGATGAAGTTATTAAGACAACCGATTTCTGCAGATTTGATTAACTGCGTAAagttatcaatttttttccataGTTCCTTCATCTAGATTCAAAAAAGTTCAATTTTTTCCTACTCATAGAAACTCACCTTGTCACGCTTTCCACTCAGGACAGGAGGGGGGATGGGATGCCTCTCAGCATGACGAACAGGATCGTACCTTGAAGGGAAATAATTGACCTGAAAAAATATTGAACAAAAAAGTTTAGTACAACTAAGCATAAGATTAGCATATTTTAACTCCCATTCACAAAGTCcctaagccaaaaaaaaaaaaaaaaaaaagcctgaAGTGATTTTATTGTAAAGCAACCACACAACAAAGTTTGAAAAAAGGAATGGGTACTACTTCTggcattttttcatttttcaaactGACCTCTATGCCTTGAGTCATGACAATATGTTATAAGATAGCTTTCCACTCAACTCTTATTTACCCACTAATTCTTCATAACCTATTTATTTCACACATAGAATTCCCTTTTTCACAGTACATAAAAATGAAGAACATCGATCTATCTGTCGGTGACTTCTTATCTCCAATCTTGAACATCTACAAGTTTTCATATCAACCACCAAGTTTATATTCACAACCACCTCATGTCACAAAAATGGTATCTAATGAAAAGTTACTTTATACCAGCAACCGGTCATAGATAATTATATTTACTAAATCACATAAAATGTAACCTTAAATGCTGAGTTGAACCAGGAAGCTAACTGGTATAAAGAACAAGCAGGATGTCCTCAAAATGAAGACCAAATTAGAGAACGACGCATAATTTGTGGTtcattattaccaaaagagggATCAGTACCTCTTCATCCCGGTGCATGAAGTTCATGAAACCATCATGGTGATTGTTGTGATGAGCACACTTGGGAGCATTTGCTGGAAGCTGCAGATAGTTCGGGCCAAGACGGTGTCGCTGGGTATCAGCATATGAGAATATGCGAGTCTGGAGCAGCTTGTCATCTGAATAATATATTCCAGGTACAATAATAGCAGGGCAAAATGCAAGCTGCTCGTTCTCAGCAAAGAAGTTGTCAATATTCTTGTTCAATACCAACCGGCCCACAGGTTGCAAAGGCAAAATATCTTCAGGCCAGGTCTTGCTTACATCAAGCGGATCAAAATCAAACCGATCTTCATGATCAGGATCCATAATCTGGATAAAAAGTTTCCACTCCGGATAGTTTCCAGCAGCAATTGAGTCATAGAGATCCTGGGTAGCATGGCTATGATTTGATCCTCCAACCTTAATAGCTTCTTCCTCCAACAGGCTCTTCACTCCACAGGTTGGCTTCCAGTGGAACTTCACATAACTAGCTTTTCCAGCCTTGTCGATCAGAGTGTAAGTATTGACGCCAAAGCCTTCCATATGCCTGTAATCTTGTGGAATGCCGACATCATCAAAGAGGAAAGTAAACATATGCAAGCTCTCAGGATGATGGGAGAAAAAATCAAGGATTCTCCAATTCTCCTGGATGTGGGACTTTGGATTCGGTTTCAGAGCATGGACCATATCTGGGAATTTCATTCCATCACGAACAAAAAAGACAGGGAAATTGTTTCCCACCAAATCGAAATTACCCTATCCAGATGCACAAAGCAACCATCAGCAGCTTATCAAGAGTTACCAAGAAATGCAGACCAAGAACTAAATAAAACACCAACCACATAATCCAAGTCCCCTAAGATCATCTATTGTGCCCGGAAAGCTTATGTTCCTAGTTGTGGTGCTTACAAGTTAATTGAATGGATAAGCTGCATCTTGCTGCTAAATCAACATACGCTTTCAGAAGGGGAAGCTCCCAATTTTCAGAATGCCAAAGTGTGCTAAGTGTGGGGTGGAGGGCAACAAAGTTAGGACAACTATTATTTGTGTTTTATTCACATCCATATGTGTTGAATTTGAGAACTTCAATGCCATGGAATACCAAAGGAAGGCTTCACAATGGTTGGCTAAGTGGCAAAAAGTATAAATTGCTAGAATGACACGTTCAATTCAGGAGCTGTACATCATGCAAATTCAGCTCTTCAAAATCCTGTGATTGTCTCTAAGCATAGCTCGTTTCCATTACTTTCCAGATATGCGACAAAGAGGCTTGACATGTTAACTAAACAACACATGTCAGTGGCTTTCTGCTGATTTAATTCTTAATATGTGCGCAGCATATGAATCCATCTAGTTGACTGACGGATTAGCAGAACTATTTTCTGAAGGAAAACAACAGAACTTACCTCCCTAGTGTAAAATTTCACAGCAAAACCTCGGGGGTCCCTGAGGGTTTCAGGACTTCCACGCTCATGAATAACAGTTGAGAAACGGACAATGACAGGTGTCTGAACTCCTGGAGCACGAAGAAAATCAGCACAAGTGAGATTAGAAATGTCATGAGTGACCTCAAAGAAGCCCTTGGCACTGGCTCCCCTTGCATGAACTACACGCTCCGGAATCCGTTCACGGTCGAAATTTGCAAGTTTCTCCACCAAATGATAATCCTCGAGAAGAACCGGACCTGGCACATGAAGAAGACGAAAAGCTAAATACTTGTAATCACAAAATGCCATATTaaaataaagggataatttcagaaacctccctgaggtttctgacaattttactgaactcccttgaggtttaaaaaattacatataccttccttatcatttaaaatgacaattttactcttaaatattttaatgaaatccCCTTATTTGGTATGCTTAATgcttaaaattattttttcattcttttccttcttattcctttttttaagTTTTCGCTAATAAAACTATAGAACTACCACTATTGCCTCTAGTTTCTATTATAACCAAATGTCGAACTAGTGATATTTTTTGACGAGTTAATTTTATATGCTATCCAATGTTTTTGttaatctttgttttctattttttggtattaaaattaacaataaatcaaaaagaaatggcccaaaaGCACTATTAAATTATGATAATTTCACTACTccaaaaattcataaattataaattaattatttcaacattttc
Protein-coding regions in this window:
- the LOC140016075 gene encoding protein NLP4-like, with translation MNEYGNVSTQNTISGAQGSDSLIDLDCMDELLLEGCWLETTEGPELLSDSPSDFNALFDASFTWPILEAINGESNPLNSTEEERQRLSFSENLSASPSQGRNSAKSESQDGNAVCSPSLSGNFSAESSALSRRLWIGPRASTSVMDRLIKALGYMKDWAGDKNALIQIWVPVNKGGRRVLTTNDQPFSLDLNCPRLASYRNVSVNYQFSTEEDLKENVGLPGRVFMGRVPEWTPDVQFFRTDEYPRVGHAQQYDVRGTLAVPIFEQGSRNCLGVIEVVLTTQKINYRPELESVCRALQAVNLRSSDVSGAQNSKACDFSYQSALPEIQEILRAACGTYSLPLAQTWVPCIKQGKGGCRHSDENLVRCVSTVDSACYIADSHVQGFSDACSEHHLLKGQGIVGRAFTTNQPCFSPDITTFTKTDYPLSHHARIFGLCAAVAIRLRSIYSGSTDFVLEFFLPVDCKDTEEHQKMLSSLSLIIQKFCRGLRVITDKELLEENSVPSGGVSIPSYIKFGEEMSKTEHRHSAMASQRSFWTSRRAEVEETAVVASIIQNAKPAEMLSGKFSAARQSLPDISSRKERMCGDSLTRGQCSLLDVSKTAEKRGAKAEKTITLQMLRQYFAGSLKDAARNIGVCPTTLKRICRQHGIKRWPSRKIKKVGHSLQKIQRVIDSVQGASGSLQIESFYTNFPELASPNLTTAAPFSCFNSSDHPISLNTQPEASTLSPRASLSKSPSSSCSHSSSSSQCCSTGTQPHPHTLKISGQEDLVKNNSTGFMLKRVRSDAQLDLPSDGPKFLPRSHSHVSFTEHPDPENLPPAPKETSWMSREGTTLRIKVTYGEEKIRFRMLNNWGYRDLLREVSGRFGVDDTTGFQLKYMDDDSEWILLTCDADLEECLDICRSSQSQTVKLSFLCASHPLHGSPSGSRSCDIS
- the LOC140016066 gene encoding catalase isoform X1, which codes for MLNSFIFEVELEYRPSSAFNSPFWTTNSGAPVWNNNSSLTVGTRGPVLLEDYHLVEKLANFDRERIPERVVHARGASAKGFFEVTHDISNLTCADFLRAPGVQTPVIVRFSTVIHERGSPETLRDPRGFAVKFYTREGNFDLVGNNFPVFFVRDGMKFPDMVHALKPNPKSHIQENWRILDFFSHHPESLHMFTFLFDDVGIPQDYRHMEGFGVNTYTLIDKAGKASYVKFHWKPTCGVKSLLEEEAIKVGGSNHSHATQDLYDSIAAGNYPEWKLFIQIMDPDHEDRFDFDPLDVSKTWPEDILPLQPVGRLVLNKNIDNFFAENEQLAFCPAIIVPGIYYSDDKLLQTRIFSYADTQRHRLGPNYLQLPANAPKCAHHNNHHDGFMNFMHRDEEVNYFPSRYDPVRHAERHPIPPPVLSGKRDKCVIQKENNFKQPGERYRSWAPDRQERFICRWVDALSDARVTHEIRSIWISYWSQADKSLGQKIATRLNVRPTM
- the LOC140016066 gene encoding catalase isoform X2 gives rise to the protein MDPCKYRPSSAFNSPFWTTNSGAPVWNNNSSLTVGTRGPVLLEDYHLVEKLANFDRERIPERVVHARGASAKGFFEVTHDISNLTCADFLRAPGVQTPVIVRFSTVIHERGSPETLRDPRGFAVKFYTREGNFDLVGNNFPVFFVRDGMKFPDMVHALKPNPKSHIQENWRILDFFSHHPESLHMFTFLFDDVGIPQDYRHMEGFGVNTYTLIDKAGKASYVKFHWKPTCGVKSLLEEEAIKVGGSNHSHATQDLYDSIAAGNYPEWKLFIQIMDPDHEDRFDFDPLDVSKTWPEDILPLQPVGRLVLNKNIDNFFAENEQLAFCPAIIVPGIYYSDDKLLQTRIFSYADTQRHRLGPNYLQLPANAPKCAHHNNHHDGFMNFMHRDEEVNYFPSRYDPVRHAERHPIPPPVLSGKRDKCVIQKENNFKQPGERYRSWAPDRQERFICRWVDALSDARVTHEIRSIWISYWSQADKSLGQKIATRLNVRPTM